One part of the Anaerolineales bacterium genome encodes these proteins:
- the rlmB gene encoding 23S rRNA (guanosine(2251)-2'-O)-methyltransferase RlmB, with amino-acid sequence MREWVYGRNAVYETLRAGRRRLYSLKIAEGVQPSPRLQEIQRLARAAKLQVQQVRRGELDGYIDGHHQGVALQAEEYPYAHMGQLLEKAKSSAQPPFFLILDTLQDPQNFGTLLRTAEAVGVHGVIIPQRRTATITPAVVNASSGACEHLLIAQHNLAQAIDELKRESVWVIGLDGGQEAQPLGRLKLNMPIALVVGSEGEGMRRLVRESCDGLLRLPMSGQVESLNAAVAGSVALYMVWQARGFSA; translated from the coding sequence GTGAGAGAATGGGTCTACGGCCGCAACGCAGTCTATGAAACCCTGCGGGCGGGCCGGCGGCGGCTGTATAGCCTGAAGATCGCCGAAGGGGTGCAGCCCAGCCCGCGCCTGCAAGAGATCCAGCGCCTGGCGCGGGCTGCCAAGTTGCAAGTGCAGCAGGTGCGCCGCGGCGAGCTGGACGGCTACATAGACGGACACCACCAAGGGGTGGCGCTGCAAGCCGAAGAGTATCCGTATGCTCACATGGGCCAGTTGTTGGAGAAAGCCAAATCCTCCGCCCAGCCGCCCTTCTTTCTGATTCTCGATACTTTGCAAGACCCACAGAACTTTGGCACTTTGCTGCGCACCGCCGAAGCGGTGGGTGTGCACGGCGTCATCATCCCGCAGCGGCGCACGGCCACCATTACGCCGGCGGTGGTGAATGCGTCTTCGGGCGCGTGCGAGCACTTGCTGATCGCACAGCACAACCTAGCCCAAGCCATCGATGAGCTTAAGCGCGAAAGCGTCTGGGTCATTGGGCTCGACGGCGGCCAGGAAGCGCAGCCGTTGGGCCGCCTCAAGCTGAATATGCCGATCGCGCTCGTCGTGGGCAGCGAGGGCGAGGGGATGCGTCGCCTGGTGCGCGAATCGTGCGACGGGTTGCTGCGCCTGCCGATGAGCGGCCAGGTCGAGTCGCTCAATGCCGCCGTGGCTGGCTCAGTGGCGCTCTATATGGTGTGGCAAGCGCGCGGTTTCTCTGCCTAG
- the rplA gene encoding 50S ribosomal protein L1 translates to MAKKGKKYQAVAAKVAEKDYSPKEALQLAKETAYTKFDPTVEVHIRLNVDPRKADEQVRDVVILPHGLGKTIRVLVFAQGEAAKAARDAGADAVADDDETLKKISNGWLDFDVALSMQEMMGNLGKSGLARVLGPRGLMPNPKAGTVVSSADDLPRAIKEAKAGRVEFRVDSTGNLHVPIGKASFEPEKLQENFAALLDAVVRARPSGVKGVYVRRVSVNATMGPSIKVDTYQATTPGAAA, encoded by the coding sequence ATGGCTAAAAAAGGCAAGAAGTACCAGGCAGTAGCCGCCAAGGTGGCTGAGAAGGACTACTCCCCCAAGGAGGCCTTGCAGCTCGCCAAGGAGACTGCCTACACCAAGTTTGACCCCACGGTTGAAGTGCATATTCGCCTCAATGTGGACCCTCGCAAGGCTGACGAGCAGGTGCGCGATGTGGTGATCCTGCCGCACGGCTTGGGCAAGACCATCCGCGTGCTGGTGTTCGCTCAAGGCGAGGCTGCCAAAGCCGCCCGCGATGCCGGCGCTGACGCCGTAGCCGATGATGATGAGACTCTGAAGAAGATCTCCAACGGCTGGCTTGACTTTGACGTTGCCCTCTCCATGCAGGAGATGATGGGTAATCTGGGCAAGAGCGGCCTGGCACGTGTGCTCGGCCCGCGCGGTTTGATGCCCAACCCCAAGGCTGGCACGGTGGTCTCCTCTGCGGATGACCTGCCGCGCGCCATCAAAGAAGCCAAGGCTGGCCGCGTGGAATTCCGCGTCGACAGCACCGGCAACCTGCATGTGCCCATCGGCAAAGCATCTTTTGAGCCCGAGAAGCTCCAAGAGAACTTCGCTGCGTTGCTGGATGCGGTCGTAAGGGCGCGTCCTTCCGGCGTGAAGGGCGTGTATGTCCGCCGCGTGTCTGTGAACGCCACCATGGGTCCTTCGATCAAGGTGGACACCTATCAGGCAACCACCCCCGGGGCCGCTGCGTAA
- the rpmG gene encoding 50S ribosomal protein L33, translating to MAGKKGVRVVITLECTECRERNYTSEKSRRNDQARLEMKKFCPRCKVHRLHRETK from the coding sequence ATGGCTGGTAAGAAAGGCGTACGTGTGGTTATCACTCTGGAGTGCACTGAGTGCCGTGAGCGTAACTACACCTCTGAGAAGAGTCGCCGCAATGACCAAGCGCGGTTGGAAATGAAGAAATTCTGCCCGCGCTGCAAAGTGCATCGCCTGCACCGCGAAACCAAGTAG
- the secE gene encoding preprotein translocase subunit SecE, whose product MTNQTQVRQPNAIQRWFRETIAELRKVSWPTRAEALALTRIVIIVMIIMAIILGGLDTLFGSFFRWLLY is encoded by the coding sequence ATGACTAACCAAACTCAGGTTCGCCAACCCAACGCCATTCAGCGTTGGTTCCGTGAAACCATCGCTGAGTTGCGCAAAGTATCCTGGCCCACCCGCGCGGAGGCGCTGGCGCTGACCCGCATCGTCATCATTGTGATGATCATCATGGCCATCATCCTGGGTGGGTTGGACACGCTGTTCGGTAGTTTTTTCCGCTGGCTGTTGTACTAA
- a CDS encoding response regulator transcription factor, producing the protein MAARILVIEDDEAILAFLRRGLGYEGYEVETAETGQKGLALAGGNRPDLVVLDWMLPGMDGLEVCKRLRAMGKIPILMLTAKDSVNDRVQGLDAGADDYMVKPFNLDELMARIRALLRRTQTPKEKSYSFGDLALDTGTRRAQRGERVIDLTAKEYELLELFMRNPRQVLTREQIYDNVWGYDFGGESNIIEVYVRYLRQKLEVGKETRLLHTVRGMGYVLREDE; encoded by the coding sequence ATGGCGGCTCGAATACTGGTAATTGAAGACGACGAGGCCATTTTGGCGTTCTTACGGCGTGGCCTGGGGTATGAAGGCTATGAAGTAGAAACGGCAGAGACCGGCCAAAAAGGGCTTGCTCTCGCAGGCGGTAACCGCCCTGACCTCGTAGTGCTTGACTGGATGCTCCCGGGTATGGACGGCCTGGAGGTTTGCAAGCGTCTGCGCGCTATGGGCAAGATCCCCATTCTCATGCTGACCGCCAAAGATTCGGTGAATGACCGCGTCCAAGGCTTGGATGCCGGGGCTGACGACTACATGGTCAAGCCCTTCAATCTGGATGAATTGATGGCGCGCATCCGAGCTTTGCTGCGCCGCACCCAAACCCCCAAAGAGAAGTCTTACAGCTTCGGTGATCTCGCACTCGATACAGGCACTCGCCGCGCCCAGCGCGGGGAGCGCGTGATCGATCTCACCGCCAAGGAATACGAACTGCTCGAGCTGTTCATGCGCAACCCCCGCCAGGTGCTTACGCGTGAGCAGATCTATGACAATGTGTGGGGCTATGACTTTGGTGGCGAGAGCAATATCATCGAGGTGTATGTGCGCTACCTGCGCCAAAAGCTGGAGGTAGGCAAGGAAACCCGCCTGCTGCACACGGTACGCGGCATGGGCTACGTTCTGCGCGAAGATGAATAA
- the cysS gene encoding cysteine--tRNA ligase has protein sequence MTLRIYNTLTRQSEAFEPLTPGQVSMYVCGPTVYDNAHIGHAMSSLVFDIVRRYLEYRGYQVRHAMNYTDVDDKIIVRANDSGEEPLHLAERYIEQYAQHLRELNVLPATVYPRATEEIPAIIEMVGGLIDSGHAYAAEGDVYYRVESDDDYGKLSHRKLEDMNAGARINVDERKEHPMDFALWKAAKPGEPAWDSPWGPGRPGWHIECSAMVFRHLGEQIDIHGGGNDLIFPHHENEIAQSESLSHKPFARYWMHNGMMQLSGEKMSKSLGNLITITDFVANHEPDVLRMMILNTSYRRPLTYSDEVVEAAGRGLERLRSGLNPALPGANGAAADALSSLQTEAEAALGKFTAAMDDDFNSAAALAVLFDLVRLINQTRDTGATDSELKPAQDVLRELAGVLGLRLERAQKNVDAAPFADLAASLQAEIADAAISAGLKAAAGNDVASIIAALLEARVQLRTQKQWQLSDTIRDRLAALGVVVEDSAGGTSWRWG, from the coding sequence ATGACTCTACGCATCTACAACACACTCACGCGTCAAAGCGAAGCATTCGAACCGTTGACCCCAGGCCAGGTCAGCATGTATGTGTGCGGCCCTACAGTGTACGACAATGCCCACATTGGCCACGCCATGTCCAGCCTGGTGTTTGATATTGTGCGCCGCTATCTCGAATATCGCGGCTATCAGGTGCGCCATGCCATGAACTACACCGATGTGGACGACAAGATCATCGTGCGCGCCAACGACTCGGGCGAAGAGCCACTGCACCTGGCCGAGCGTTACATTGAACAATATGCCCAGCACCTGCGCGAGCTGAACGTGCTGCCCGCCACGGTCTATCCGCGAGCCACAGAGGAGATCCCTGCCATCATTGAGATGGTGGGCGGCTTGATCGACTCCGGGCATGCGTATGCCGCTGAAGGCGATGTGTACTACCGCGTGGAGAGCGATGATGATTATGGCAAGCTCTCGCATCGCAAGCTGGAAGACATGAACGCCGGCGCCCGCATCAATGTAGACGAGCGCAAAGAACACCCCATGGACTTCGCGCTATGGAAGGCCGCCAAACCCGGCGAGCCGGCCTGGGACAGCCCCTGGGGCCCTGGCCGCCCCGGCTGGCATATTGAATGCTCGGCCATGGTGTTTCGCCATCTGGGCGAGCAGATCGATATTCATGGGGGCGGCAACGACCTGATCTTTCCTCATCATGAGAACGAGATCGCCCAGAGCGAGAGCCTGAGCCATAAGCCGTTTGCGCGCTATTGGATGCACAACGGGATGATGCAGCTCTCGGGCGAGAAGATGTCCAAGTCGCTGGGCAACCTGATCACCATCACTGATTTTGTCGCCAACCATGAGCCAGACGTGCTGCGCATGATGATCCTGAACACCAGCTATCGCCGCCCGCTCACCTACAGTGATGAAGTGGTCGAGGCGGCAGGCCGCGGTCTGGAGCGCCTGCGCAGCGGGCTCAACCCGGCGCTGCCGGGCGCCAATGGCGCTGCCGCGGATGCGTTGAGTAGCCTGCAGACCGAAGCCGAGGCCGCGCTGGGCAAGTTCACCGCGGCGATGGACGATGATTTCAACTCAGCGGCCGCATTAGCCGTGTTGTTCGATCTGGTGCGCCTGATCAACCAGACGCGGGATACTGGCGCCACCGATTCCGAGCTCAAGCCAGCACAGGATGTGCTACGTGAGCTGGCCGGGGTGTTGGGCTTGCGTTTGGAGCGTGCACAGAAGAACGTGGACGCCGCTCCGTTTGCTGACCTGGCGGCTAGCCTGCAAGCTGAAATTGCTGACGCGGCCATTTCGGCCGGACTCAAGGCGGCTGCAGGCAATGATGTTGCAAGCATCATTGCTGCACTTCTGGAGGCTCGCGTTCAGCTGCGTACCCAAAAGCAGTGGCAACTCTCCGACACCATTCGTGACCGTCTGGCCGCACTCGGCGTCGTGGTGGAAGACAGCGCTGGCGGCACCTCGTGGCGCTGGGGCTAA
- a CDS encoding HAMP domain-containing protein, producing MSLRARLTLYYTIVLGAVLVLFGFAVYGLISVVQLRQVDSALERAARDLLFVARVDDLGDIIFIQRVAFDSSVISQVWNTSGQMVGVTQTIDPQSPFMQPLDAAALESADRTFTSVSVGSIPYRVLTVPLHSNGERVGVLQSGSSLSIFEALRTDLVRYLILLSGIGILIAGGVGLVTGRRALAPLATVTDTALQITRADDLSRRIPPPSDPEDEVGRLITAFNDTLGRLEKLFLTQRRFVADIGHELRTPLTVVRGNLDLMRRMGKMDEESMHSIEQEVVRLSRMVEDLLVLAQAESGKLPMDRRRVELDSLMLETLNQVRVLAGENVRLDIGKIDQVLVCGDRDRLRQVLLNLMANAIKYTKPGGVVTVNLSKDEASAQLAVKDTGLGIPAEDLPHVFERFYRGDKSRSRSKDGAGFGLGLSIAYWIVRNHGGDIEVKSRVSRGSTFTVRLPLADGNCPDATSELRLNTPFPARDSTATSEPDAQPERTS from the coding sequence ATGTCGCTGCGCGCCCGCCTCACCCTCTACTACACCATTGTGCTGGGCGCCGTACTGGTCCTCTTTGGTTTTGCCGTCTATGGCCTGATCTCGGTCGTGCAGTTGCGCCAGGTGGACAGCGCCCTTGAGCGCGCTGCCAGAGACCTCTTGTTTGTCGCCCGGGTGGATGACCTGGGCGACATTATTTTTATCCAACGGGTTGCCTTTGACTCCAGCGTGATCAGCCAAGTGTGGAATACCAGCGGCCAGATGGTTGGCGTCACCCAGACCATTGACCCGCAAAGCCCCTTCATGCAGCCGCTGGATGCGGCTGCATTGGAAAGCGCGGACCGCACGTTCACTAGCGTCAGCGTCGGCAGCATTCCATACCGCGTGCTGACGGTGCCCCTGCACTCCAATGGTGAGCGCGTCGGTGTGTTGCAAAGCGGCTCCTCCCTTAGCATCTTTGAGGCATTGCGTACCGACTTGGTGCGCTACCTCATCCTGCTTAGTGGCATCGGCATTCTCATTGCTGGCGGCGTAGGCCTGGTGACCGGGCGCCGGGCGCTGGCGCCCCTGGCCACGGTCACCGACACCGCCCTGCAGATCACACGCGCCGATGACCTTTCGCGGCGTATCCCGCCGCCTTCTGACCCTGAAGACGAGGTCGGGCGTCTCATCACCGCCTTCAACGATACGCTGGGCCGCCTGGAGAAACTGTTCCTTACCCAGCGCCGCTTCGTGGCCGATATTGGCCATGAGCTGCGTACCCCGCTCACCGTTGTGCGTGGCAACCTGGATCTGATGCGACGCATGGGCAAGATGGATGAAGAATCCATGCATAGTATCGAGCAGGAGGTGGTGCGCCTCTCGCGCATGGTGGAAGACCTGCTGGTTCTAGCCCAAGCCGAATCGGGCAAGCTGCCGATGGACCGCCGCCGGGTGGAGCTGGACAGCCTGATGCTCGAGACCTTGAACCAGGTACGCGTGTTGGCCGGCGAAAATGTGCGGTTGGATATCGGCAAGATCGACCAGGTGCTGGTGTGTGGCGACCGGGACCGCTTGCGCCAAGTACTGTTGAACTTGATGGCAAATGCCATCAAGTACACCAAGCCCGGCGGCGTCGTCACCGTCAACCTCTCGAAAGATGAGGCCAGTGCCCAACTGGCTGTGAAGGACACCGGTCTGGGCATCCCTGCCGAGGACCTGCCGCATGTCTTCGAGCGTTTTTACCGTGGCGATAAGTCACGCTCGCGCAGTAAGGACGGCGCGGGTTTTGGGCTGGGTCTTTCGATTGCGTATTGGATCGTACGCAACCACGGCGGCGATATTGAGGTCAAATCCAGGGTGAGCCGCGGCAGCACTTTCACTGTGCGCCTGCCGCTGGCGGATGGCAATTGCCCAGACGCTACCTCTGAGCTGCGGCTCAATACACCGTTTCCGGCTAGGGACTCTACGGCGACGTCTGAGCCCGACGCTCAGCCTGAGCGCACAAGCTAG
- the nusG gene encoding transcription termination/antitermination protein NusG, with translation MADEFSRDGGDDVPDFSQVPAVEGEHADGRAWYVVHCYSGYENKVRHNLEQRIESMGMKNLIFDVVVPTEEEIEVKEGKRRTVERRVFPGYILVNMILSEESWYVVRNTPGVTSFVGQGNTPLPLRPEEVSQIVKRMEAEAPRIKVTFKQGERVRIVDGPFNDFRGTVSEIDMERAKVRVMVNFFGRETPVELDFLQVEKA, from the coding sequence ATGGCGGATGAGTTCTCTCGCGATGGCGGCGACGATGTGCCTGACTTCAGCCAGGTGCCCGCTGTAGAGGGCGAGCATGCCGATGGGCGTGCCTGGTACGTAGTGCACTGCTACTCGGGCTACGAGAACAAGGTGCGCCACAACCTGGAGCAGCGCATTGAATCGATGGGCATGAAGAACCTCATCTTTGATGTGGTTGTGCCCACCGAAGAGGAAATTGAGGTCAAAGAAGGCAAGCGGCGCACTGTTGAGCGCCGCGTCTTCCCCGGCTATATCCTGGTCAATATGATCCTGTCTGAAGAGTCCTGGTACGTGGTGCGCAACACACCCGGCGTCACCAGTTTCGTCGGCCAGGGCAATACCCCGCTCCCCCTGCGCCCAGAAGAGGTTTCGCAGATCGTCAAGCGTATGGAAGCGGAAGCCCCGCGCATCAAGGTCACCTTCAAGCAGGGTGAGCGTGTGCGCATTGTGGATGGTCCGTTCAACGATTTCCGCGGCACGGTTTCGGAGATCGATATGGAGCGCGCCAAGGTGCGCGTGATGGTCAACTTCTTTGGGCGTGAAACCCCGGTGGAGTTGGACTTTTTGCAGGTAGAAAAAGCGTAG
- a CDS encoding transglycosylase SLT domain-containing protein gives MQYRDREAGQASGCLSVLLYPPVSAVIFGALLFWGLLNLPFSFFLSKGGVPISQPAAAEVAEAPAAYSGQLAPLFTPQVLRWEAHILRWAAEHQLDPNLVATVMQIESCGDPRALSRAGAQGLFQVMPYHFAEGEDAFAPDTNAKRGLNYLRNSLNHFENNASMAMAGYNGGINGASRPRAAWAQETRDYQYWGENIYTDAAAGRSHSPVLDEWLAAGGASLCAQAERRAQTSP, from the coding sequence GTGCAGTACCGAGACCGAGAGGCAGGCCAGGCGAGTGGCTGCCTCTCGGTCTTGCTGTACCCTCCGGTCAGCGCCGTTATTTTTGGTGCATTGCTCTTCTGGGGTCTGCTCAACCTGCCGTTTTCATTCTTCCTGAGCAAGGGCGGTGTGCCGATTAGCCAACCTGCGGCAGCTGAGGTTGCCGAGGCGCCCGCAGCCTACAGCGGCCAGCTGGCGCCGCTGTTCACTCCGCAGGTGCTGCGCTGGGAAGCGCATATCTTGCGCTGGGCCGCCGAACACCAGCTTGATCCCAACCTGGTGGCGACCGTGATGCAGATCGAATCATGCGGAGACCCGCGGGCGCTTTCCCGAGCCGGAGCACAGGGATTGTTCCAGGTGATGCCCTACCACTTCGCCGAAGGCGAAGACGCCTTTGCGCCGGATACCAACGCTAAGCGCGGCCTCAACTACCTGCGCAATTCACTGAACCACTTTGAGAACAATGCCAGCATGGCCATGGCAGGCTACAACGGCGGTATCAACGGCGCCAGCCGCCCACGCGCCGCCTGGGCGCAAGAAACCCGAGATTACCAATATTGGGGAGAGAACATTTACACCGACGCGGCGGCCGGGCGCAGCCACAGCCCTGTGCTCGACGAATGGCTGGCGGCGGGCGGGGCTAGCTTGTGCGCTCAGGCTGAGCGTCGGGCTCAGACGTCGCCGTAG
- the rplK gene encoding 50S ribosomal protein L11, with product MAKKLKAVVTVRIEAGKASPAPPIGPAMAGHGINLMGFCKEYNARTANRAGDIIPAEVSIYTDGSFTFILKTPPASTLLAKAAGAAKGAGEPNRQKVGEVTRAQVREIAEIKMPDLNANTIEAAMKQIEGTARNMGITVVD from the coding sequence ATGGCAAAGAAACTGAAAGCAGTAGTTACCGTTCGCATCGAGGCTGGCAAAGCCAGCCCGGCGCCGCCGATCGGCCCGGCTATGGCTGGGCACGGCATTAACCTGATGGGCTTCTGTAAGGAATACAACGCCCGCACGGCCAACCGCGCCGGCGACATTATTCCGGCTGAAGTGTCCATCTACACAGATGGTTCGTTCACCTTCATCCTCAAGACCCCGCCGGCCTCCACGCTGTTGGCCAAAGCGGCTGGCGCCGCCAAGGGCGCCGGTGAGCCCAACCGCCAGAAGGTGGGCGAGGTGACCCGCGCCCAGGTGCGTGAAATTGCTGAGATCAAGATGCCCGATCTCAATGCAAACACCATTGAAGCCGCGATGAAGCAGATCGAAGGCACTGCCCGCAACATGGGCATCACCGTCGTTGACTAA
- the rplJ gene encoding 50S ribosomal protein L10: MALSKEKKQSISAQYEQWLGDAEAVFLTEYSGLSMPAFDELRKRIREVGGEFHVIKNTLGRRAFKAAGYEVPEADLLGSTAIGLAFSDAPGVAKALSDFAKDQEAVKIKSGFLGKDYLSKQDVTRLATLPALPVVRSQFLALLNTPATQLVRLLNEPGRRVAQVIKASAEKATA, from the coding sequence TTGGCGCTTTCAAAGGAAAAGAAGCAAAGCATCTCTGCGCAGTACGAGCAGTGGCTTGGCGACGCGGAAGCCGTATTCCTGACCGAATACTCCGGCCTCAGCATGCCCGCCTTCGATGAGTTGCGCAAGCGCATCCGCGAGGTCGGCGGCGAATTCCACGTGATCAAGAACACGCTGGGCCGCCGGGCCTTCAAAGCCGCCGGTTACGAGGTGCCCGAGGCAGATCTGCTCGGCAGCACAGCCATCGGCCTGGCTTTCTCGGATGCTCCTGGCGTAGCCAAGGCGCTCTCAGACTTTGCCAAAGATCAGGAAGCCGTAAAGATCAAATCCGGTTTCCTGGGCAAAGATTATCTGAGCAAGCAAGACGTCACCCGTTTGGCCACCCTGCCCGCCCTGCCTGTTGTGCGCAGCCAGTTCCTGGCGCTGCTCAACACGCCCGCTACGCAGCTGGTGCGTTTGCTCAATGAACCTGGCCGCCGTGTGGCCCAGGTCATCAAGGCCAGTGCTGAAAAAGCAACGGCATAA
- the rplL gene encoding 50S ribosomal protein L7/L12, which yields MADLSKLVEELGKLTVVEAAELVSKLEEAWGVSAAAPVAVAAAAPGGAPAAAAEEKTEFDVFVKDAGPKKIEVIKVIRQLTNMGLKEAKDMAEAGNAKVLEAVGKEAANDAKSKLEAAGAVVELK from the coding sequence ATGGCTGATCTTAGCAAATTGGTTGAAGAGTTGGGCAAGCTGACCGTTGTGGAAGCTGCCGAGTTGGTTTCCAAGCTTGAAGAGGCTTGGGGCGTTTCCGCCGCCGCCCCCGTGGCCGTGGCTGCCGCTGCGCCTGGTGGCGCCCCCGCGGCTGCCGCCGAGGAGAAGACTGAGTTCGACGTCTTCGTGAAGGATGCTGGCCCCAAGAAGATCGAGGTCATCAAGGTCATCCGCCAGCTCACCAACATGGGCTTGAAGGAAGCCAAGGATATGGCCGAGGCCGGCAACGCCAAAGTTCTCGAGGCCGTGGGCAAGGAAGCCGCCAACGATGCCAAGTCCAAGCTGGAAGCCGCTGGCGCGGTTGTCGAGCTCAAGTAA
- the tuf gene encoding elongation factor Tu, whose amino-acid sequence MAKSKFDRSKAHLNVGTMGHIDHGKTTLTAAITKVAALMGKAEFRGYDQIDNAPEEKERGITINITHVEYETEKRHYAHVDMPGHRDYIKNMITGAAQVDGAILVVAAPDGPMPQTREHVLLARQVEVPSIVIFLNKVDMMDDPELLELVELELRELLTSQGFPGSETPIVRGSALKALESTSTDPDAEEYAPIRELLRVIDEYIPEPTRETDKPFMMSIEDVFSIKGRGTVVTGRIDRGVVKLNDAVDIVGLREQPGSTVVTGIEMFHKQLDEGMAGDNAGLLLRGVDREGVERGMVLAKPGSIKPHTKFMSEVYVLKKEEGGRHKAFFTGYKPQFYIRTLDVTGEVTLPDGVEMVMPGDNVNLQVQLQTPVALEQGSKFAIREGGLTVGAGVITQILS is encoded by the coding sequence ATGGCGAAGTCAAAGTTTGATCGCAGCAAGGCGCACTTGAATGTGGGAACGATGGGACACATCGACCACGGCAAGACGACCTTGACGGCGGCGATCACCAAAGTAGCGGCTCTGATGGGCAAGGCTGAGTTCCGCGGCTACGACCAGATCGACAATGCGCCGGAAGAGAAAGAGCGCGGTATCACCATCAACATCACTCACGTGGAGTACGAGACCGAAAAGCGTCACTACGCCCACGTGGACATGCCGGGTCACCGCGACTACATCAAGAACATGATCACCGGTGCAGCCCAGGTGGACGGCGCCATCCTGGTGGTAGCGGCCCCCGACGGCCCCATGCCCCAGACCCGCGAGCACGTCCTGCTGGCTCGCCAGGTGGAAGTGCCCAGCATTGTCATCTTCCTGAACAAGGTTGACATGATGGACGACCCCGAACTGCTGGAGCTGGTCGAGCTGGAGCTGCGCGAGCTGCTCACCAGCCAGGGCTTCCCTGGCAGCGAGACCCCGATCGTGCGCGGTTCTGCGTTGAAGGCCCTGGAGAGCACCTCCACCGACCCCGACGCCGAAGAGTATGCTCCCATCCGTGAGCTGCTGCGCGTGATTGATGAGTACATTCCGGAGCCGACCCGCGAGACCGACAAGCCGTTCATGATGTCGATCGAAGACGTGTTCTCGATCAAGGGTCGTGGCACCGTAGTGACCGGCCGCATTGACCGCGGTGTAGTGAAGCTGAACGACGCGGTGGACATTGTGGGCCTGCGTGAGCAGCCGGGCAGCACCGTCGTGACCGGTATTGAAATGTTCCACAAGCAGCTGGATGAGGGCATGGCGGGTGACAACGCCGGCCTGCTGCTGCGTGGTGTGGACCGTGAAGGTGTGGAGCGCGGCATGGTATTGGCCAAGCCGGGCAGCATCAAGCCGCACACCAAGTTCATGAGCGAAGTGTATGTGCTGAAGAAGGAAGAGGGCGGACGTCACAAAGCCTTCTTCACGGGTTACAAGCCGCAGTTCTACATTCGCACGTTGGATGTGACGGGTGAAGTGACGCTGCCGGACGGTGTGGAGATGGTGATGCCGGGCGACAACGTGAACCTGCAGGTGCAGTTGCAGACCCCGGTGGCCTTGGAGCAGGGCTCCAAGTTCGCCATTCGTGAAGGCGGCCTCACCGTGGGTGCTGGCGTCATCACCCAGATCTTGTCCTAA